The following are from one region of the Bdellovibrionales bacterium genome:
- the mutM gene encoding bifunctional DNA-formamidopyrimidine glycosylase/DNA-(apurinic or apyrimidinic site) lyase: MPELPEVEVVCRGLNKIIPQESLVEDILFYRENIRGRLPLEKVDRLRGQKIKSISRRAKYILIELERDFIVSHLGMTGSWRQGVREHIHDHVEIVLSQNIHLIYNDPRRFGIFEILSPQEMRVDRRWKSLGPEPLSKDLTASYLHQASRRKTTTIKTFLMDQRVVVGVGNIYAAEALFKSGISPLVQARKIKKEQFEILVSAIQTVLKKAIQKGGSTISSFTSSEGESGYYQDEHFVYGRAGEKCKVCRELIKVKVVAGRSTFWCVKCQKR; the protein is encoded by the coding sequence ATGCCTGAACTGCCCGAGGTTGAGGTCGTCTGTCGCGGTCTCAACAAAATCATTCCTCAAGAATCCTTGGTCGAAGATATTCTTTTCTATCGCGAAAATATTCGGGGGAGACTTCCGTTAGAGAAAGTGGACCGTTTGCGCGGGCAAAAAATTAAGTCGATCTCTCGTCGAGCTAAATATATTCTCATCGAACTTGAGCGTGACTTTATCGTCTCTCACTTAGGAATGACGGGAAGTTGGCGTCAGGGTGTTCGAGAGCACATTCATGATCATGTAGAAATTGTTTTAAGTCAGAATATCCACTTGATCTACAACGATCCCCGGCGTTTTGGAATTTTCGAAATCCTTTCGCCGCAGGAAATGCGGGTCGACCGACGTTGGAAGTCTTTAGGTCCCGAGCCGCTCTCGAAAGATTTGACCGCAAGTTATCTTCATCAGGCCTCTCGTAGAAAAACCACCACGATTAAAACTTTTCTGATGGATCAAAGAGTGGTGGTGGGGGTAGGAAATATCTACGCCGCCGAGGCTTTGTTCAAGTCAGGAATTTCGCCATTGGTCCAGGCGCGAAAAATCAAAAAAGAGCAATTCGAAATCCTGGTCTCCGCGATTCAAACAGTCTTAAAGAAAGCCATTCAAAAAGGCGGATCCACTATATCGAGTTTTACGAGCAGCGAGGGCGAATCGGGCTACTATCAAGACGAGCATTTTGTCTATGGACGAGCCGGGGAAAAATGTAAAGTCTGTCGGGAGTTGATTAAAGTTAAAGTTGTCGCTGGCCGAAGCACTTTTTGGTGTGTAAAATGTCAGAAGAGATAA